Proteins from one Prevotella sp. E2-28 genomic window:
- the carB gene encoding carbamoyl-phosphate synthase (glutamine-hydrolyzing) large subunit, with translation MKDQNIKKVLLLGSGALKIGEAGEFDYSGSQALKAMKEEGIETVLINPNIATVQTSEGVADQVYFLPVQPYFVEKVIEKERPDGILLAFGGQTALNCGVELYQSGVLEKYNVKVLGTPVQAIMDTEDRELFVKKLDEINVKTIKSQACDNIADARKAAAELGYPIILRAAYALGGLGSGFCDNEEQLNALAEKAFSFSPQVLVEKSLKGWKEIEYEVVRDRYDNCITVCNMENFDPLGIHTGESIVVAPSQTLTNSEYHKLRALAIKIIRHIGIVGECNVQYAFDPESEDYRVIEVNARLSRSSALASKATGYPLAFVAAKLGMGYGLFELKNSVTKTTSAFFEPALDYVVCKIPRWDLSKFHGVDKELGSSMKSVGEVMAIGRTFEEAIQKGLRMIGQGMHGFVENKELKIADIDAALREPTDKRVFVLSKAMHMPEYDIDKIHDLTKIDKWFLQKLQHIIDIDERLKKYNINTLEESLLREAKVYGFTDFQIARAIGLESECKSMHEALLLVRNRRKQMGILPVVKQIDTLAAEYPAQTNYLYVTYSGVASDIQFENDKKSIIVLGSGAYRIGSSVEFDWCGVQALNTIRKEGWRSVMINYNPETVSTDYDMCDRLYFDELTFERVMDIIDLEMPHGVIVSTGGQIPNNLAVHLDEQRVNILGTQAKDIDGAEDRAKFSQMLNELGVNQPEWSALTSMDDINQFVERVGFPVLVRPSYVLSGAAMNVCSNKDELERFLQLAANVSEDHPVVVSKFIEHAKEIEMDAVAKDGEIIAYAISEHIEFAGVHSGDATIQFPPQKLYVETVRRIKRISRQIAAALHINGPFNIQYMARENDILVIECNLRASRSFPFVSKVLKMNMIDLATKVMLGLPVEKPSKNLFDLDYVGIKASQFSFNRLQKADPVLGVDMASTGEVGCIGDNTDTALLKAMLSVGHRIPKKTVLLSTGGAKQKADMLDAARMLVAHGYELYATAGTAKYLTDNGVENTRVLWPSEISDETKDVPSALDLLHNHQIDMVVNIPKDLTTHELTNGYKIRRAAIDLNVPLITNARLAAAFIEAFCKIGLEGIGIKAWSEY, from the coding sequence ATGAAAGATCAGAATATAAAGAAAGTCCTGTTATTAGGTTCAGGCGCATTGAAAATTGGTGAGGCTGGCGAGTTCGACTATAGTGGTTCGCAGGCACTGAAAGCTATGAAGGAAGAGGGTATCGAGACGGTACTGATTAACCCGAATATTGCTACGGTGCAAACCTCTGAGGGTGTAGCCGATCAAGTGTATTTCTTACCTGTTCAGCCTTATTTCGTTGAAAAGGTTATCGAGAAGGAGCGTCCTGACGGCATATTGTTGGCCTTTGGTGGTCAGACAGCATTGAACTGTGGTGTGGAATTGTATCAGAGTGGTGTGCTGGAGAAGTACAACGTAAAGGTGCTGGGTACCCCTGTTCAAGCTATCATGGATACAGAGGACCGCGAACTCTTCGTGAAGAAACTTGATGAGATTAATGTAAAGACCATCAAGAGTCAGGCTTGTGATAACATTGCTGATGCCCGTAAGGCTGCTGCCGAACTGGGCTATCCAATCATCCTGCGTGCTGCTTATGCACTTGGCGGTTTGGGTAGTGGTTTCTGTGATAACGAGGAGCAGCTGAATGCTCTAGCGGAAAAGGCTTTCTCATTCTCTCCACAGGTATTAGTTGAGAAGTCCCTGAAAGGTTGGAAGGAGATAGAATACGAGGTCGTGCGTGACCGTTATGACAACTGTATCACCGTTTGTAACATGGAGAACTTCGACCCACTGGGTATCCATACGGGGGAGAGTATTGTGGTGGCTCCTTCACAGACGCTGACCAACTCGGAATATCATAAACTGCGTGCGCTGGCCATCAAGATTATCCGTCATATCGGTATTGTTGGTGAGTGTAACGTACAGTATGCTTTCGACCCAGAGTCTGAGGATTATCGTGTTATTGAGGTGAACGCCCGTTTGTCACGCTCGTCAGCTCTGGCATCAAAAGCTACAGGTTATCCCTTGGCTTTTGTAGCTGCCAAATTGGGTATGGGCTATGGTCTGTTTGAACTGAAGAACAGTGTTACCAAGACGACGAGTGCTTTCTTTGAGCCTGCTCTGGACTATGTTGTATGTAAGATTCCTCGTTGGGACTTGTCAAAGTTCCACGGTGTTGATAAGGAATTGGGTTCCAGCATGAAGTCGGTAGGTGAGGTGATGGCTATCGGTCGTACCTTCGAAGAGGCTATCCAGAAAGGCCTGCGTATGATAGGGCAGGGAATGCATGGCTTCGTAGAGAATAAGGAACTGAAAATTGCTGACATCGATGCTGCTCTGCGTGAGCCAACAGATAAGCGTGTGTTTGTGCTTTCGAAAGCGATGCATATGCCAGAATATGACATCGACAAGATTCACGATCTGACGAAGATTGATAAGTGGTTCCTGCAGAAGTTGCAGCATATCATCGATATTGATGAGCGTCTGAAGAAGTATAATATCAATACGCTGGAAGAGTCGTTGCTGCGTGAGGCTAAAGTTTATGGCTTTACTGACTTCCAGATAGCTCGCGCTATTGGATTGGAGAGTGAGTGCAAGTCAATGCATGAAGCTTTGCTCTTGGTGCGTAATCGCAGAAAGCAGATGGGTATTCTGCCTGTAGTGAAGCAGATTGATACCCTTGCAGCTGAGTATCCAGCACAGACAAACTATTTGTATGTGACCTACTCTGGTGTAGCAAGTGATATTCAGTTCGAGAATGATAAGAAGAGCATTATCGTACTGGGTTCAGGTGCTTACCGCATCGGTTCATCAGTAGAGTTTGACTGGTGTGGTGTGCAGGCTCTTAATACTATCCGCAAAGAGGGTTGGCGCTCAGTGATGATTAACTATAACCCAGAGACCGTATCTACCGACTATGATATGTGTGACCGTCTCTACTTCGATGAACTGACGTTTGAGCGTGTAATGGATATCATTGACTTAGAAATGCCTCATGGTGTGATTGTTTCTACTGGTGGTCAGATACCAAACAATTTGGCTGTTCACTTGGACGAGCAGCGTGTCAATATTCTGGGCACACAGGCTAAGGATATTGATGGTGCTGAGGACCGTGCTAAGTTCTCGCAGATGCTGAACGAGCTGGGGGTCAACCAGCCTGAGTGGAGTGCGTTGACATCTATGGATGATATCAATCAGTTCGTTGAGCGTGTTGGCTTCCCTGTACTTGTGCGTCCTTCGTATGTGCTCTCAGGCGCTGCGATGAACGTTTGCTCAAACAAAGATGAGTTGGAGCGATTCCTGCAGTTGGCTGCCAATGTGAGTGAAGATCATCCTGTTGTGGTGTCAAAATTCATTGAGCATGCTAAAGAAATCGAGATGGATGCAGTGGCTAAGGATGGTGAAATCATCGCTTATGCTATCTCAGAACACATTGAGTTTGCAGGTGTTCACTCTGGTGATGCCACAATCCAGTTCCCGCCGCAAAAGCTTTATGTTGAGACAGTACGTCGTATCAAGCGTATCTCTCGTCAGATAGCAGCAGCTTTGCATATCAATGGTCCGTTCAATATTCAGTATATGGCTCGTGAGAATGATATCTTGGTTATCGAGTGTAACTTGCGTGCTTCTCGTAGCTTCCCATTTGTGTCGAAGGTGCTGAAGATGAACATGATTGATTTGGCTACGAAGGTGATGCTGGGACTGCCTGTTGAAAAGCCTTCAAAGAACCTGTTCGATCTCGACTATGTAGGTATCAAAGCCTCACAGTTCTCGTTCAACCGCTTGCAGAAGGCTGATCCTGTGCTGGGTGTCGATATGGCATCAACGGGTGAGGTTGGATGTATCGGCGATAATACGGATACAGCCTTGCTGAAGGCAATGCTCTCTGTTGGTCATCGTATCCCCAAGAAGACTGTTCTATTGTCAACAGGTGGTGCAAAACAGAAGGCTGACATGCTGGATGCTGCCCGTATGCTGGTGGCTCATGGATATGAACTATATGCTACTGCAGGTACGGCGAAGTATCTTACAGATAATGGGGTGGAGAACACACGAGTGCTTTGGCCAAGTGAAATCAGTGATGAAACAAAGGATGTTCCATCAGCGCTCGACTTGCTGCATAACCATCAAATTGATATGGTGGTGAATATTCCGAAGGACTTGACAACCCATGAGTTGACAAATGGTTACAAGATTCGTCGTGCTGCAATTGACCTCAACGTGCCTCTGATTACAAATGCCCGACTGGCTGCAGCCTTTATCGAAGCATTCTGTAAGATTGGTCTTGAAGGAATCGGTATTAAGGCTTGGAGTGAGTATTAA
- the carA gene encoding glutamine-hydrolyzing carbamoyl-phosphate synthase small subunit, which yields MRDVTLVLQDGTEFKGKSFGYEKPVAGEVVFNTAMMGYPESLTDPSYAGQLMVLTYPLVGNYGVPPFTVEKNGIATFMESDRIYASAIIVSDYSQSYSHWNACESLGDWLKREKVPGITGIDTRQLTKVLREHGVMLGRLKFDDSNEEAADVDYGAINWVERVSCKDVIRYNEGAGRKVVLVDCGVKNNIIRCLINRGVEVIRVPWNYDYTDMEFDGLFLANGPGDPDKCVDAVDILKKQMSASRKPICGICMGNQLLAKAGGATIYKLKYGHRSHNQPVREVGTNRCYVTSQNHGYAVDAATLGNEWRELFVNMNDGSNEGIRHLTNPWFSSQFHPEACSGPVDTEFMFDRFIETL from the coding sequence ATGAGAGATGTAACACTTGTTCTTCAGGATGGAACAGAATTCAAAGGGAAGAGTTTCGGTTACGAGAAACCAGTAGCGGGCGAGGTCGTGTTCAATACGGCTATGATGGGTTATCCCGAAAGCCTCACTGATCCTAGCTATGCAGGGCAGTTGATGGTGCTCACCTATCCGCTGGTAGGTAATTATGGCGTACCTCCCTTTACAGTTGAGAAAAACGGCATTGCCACTTTTATGGAAAGTGACCGTATCTATGCTTCGGCTATCATCGTGAGCGACTATTCGCAGTCGTATTCTCACTGGAATGCATGCGAGAGTCTGGGCGATTGGTTGAAGCGTGAGAAGGTGCCTGGTATAACAGGTATTGATACGCGTCAGTTGACTAAGGTGTTGCGTGAGCATGGCGTGATGTTGGGTCGATTGAAGTTTGATGACTCTAACGAGGAGGCCGCTGACGTAGATTATGGTGCTATTAACTGGGTAGAACGGGTGTCATGTAAGGATGTGATACGCTATAATGAGGGCGCTGGTCGTAAGGTGGTGCTGGTAGATTGTGGTGTAAAGAATAATATCATCCGTTGTCTGATTAATCGCGGTGTAGAGGTAATCCGTGTACCTTGGAACTATGATTATACGGATATGGAGTTTGACGGACTGTTCCTCGCTAACGGTCCTGGTGACCCAGATAAGTGTGTGGATGCCGTTGATATTCTAAAGAAGCAGATGTCTGCAAGCAGGAAGCCTATCTGTGGTATCTGTATGGGTAACCAGTTGCTGGCTAAGGCTGGCGGTGCCACCATCTATAAACTGAAATACGGTCACCGCTCTCACAACCAGCCTGTGCGTGAGGTTGGAACCAACCGTTGTTATGTAACTTCACAGAATCACGGTTATGCTGTTGATGCTGCAACACTGGGTAACGAATGGCGCGAGTTGTTTGTGAATATGAACGATGGCTCAAACGAGGGTATCCGTCACTTGACGAATCCTTGGTTCTCTAGCCAGTTCCACCCAGAAGCTTGTTCTGGTCCTGTAGATACAGAATTTATGTTCGATCGTTTCATAGAAACGCTCTAA
- the glmS gene encoding glutamine--fructose-6-phosphate transaminase (isomerizing) → MCGIVGYIGKKEAYPILIKGLRRLEYRGYDSAGVAMIGNDGQLNVYKAKGKVDNLTEYCTDKDVSGNIGIAHTRWATHGEPSARNAHPHYSQSKNLAIIHNGIIENYADIKAKLISKGVKFQSDTDTEVLVQLVEYVMVKKNISLLEAVQVALYQVIGAYAIAIIDKREPNQIVAARKQSPLVVGIGKDEFFLGSDASPIVEYTDKVVYLEDGNVALIRLGEELKVFSILGEEQELAVKTVDIDLGQIEKGGYPHFMLKEIFEQPDCLTNCMRGRVNMEADHVTLSALIDYRRQMLNAKRVVIVACGTSWHAGLIGKQLIETFCRIPVEVEYASEFRYRNPVVGKDDVVIAISQSGETADTLAAIQLAKERGAFIYGVCNAIGSSIPRATDTGTYIHVGPEIGVASTKAFTGQVLVLTMIALAMGEAKGTIDREEYLKVVKGLSEIPDKIREVLKVNDKVADLARTFTYAHNFLYLGRGFSYPVALEGALKLKEISYIHAEGYPAAEMKHGPIALIDSDMPVVVIATQDAMYEKVLSNIQEIKARKGRVIALVTKGDDTIAKIADEVIELPDVMECLEPLVATIPLQLLSYHVAVCKGKNVDQPRNLAKSVTVE, encoded by the coding sequence ATGTGTGGAATAGTAGGATATATAGGAAAAAAAGAAGCTTACCCCATATTGATTAAAGGACTGAGACGTCTGGAGTATCGTGGTTATGACTCTGCAGGTGTCGCAATGATTGGCAATGATGGACAGTTGAATGTCTATAAAGCCAAAGGAAAGGTTGATAACCTGACTGAATATTGTACTGATAAGGATGTAAGCGGAAACATTGGTATAGCACATACCCGTTGGGCTACTCATGGTGAGCCATCTGCTCGTAATGCTCATCCACACTATTCGCAGAGTAAAAATCTGGCTATTATTCATAATGGCATCATTGAAAACTATGCTGATATTAAGGCAAAGCTTATTTCAAAAGGTGTGAAGTTCCAAAGTGATACCGATACGGAAGTACTGGTTCAACTGGTGGAATATGTTATGGTAAAGAAGAACATCTCCCTGCTGGAAGCAGTACAGGTTGCACTCTATCAGGTGATTGGTGCCTATGCTATTGCTATCATTGATAAGCGAGAACCAAATCAGATCGTTGCTGCTCGTAAGCAGAGTCCGCTGGTGGTAGGTATCGGTAAGGATGAGTTCTTCTTGGGCAGTGATGCCAGTCCCATTGTGGAATATACTGATAAGGTCGTTTATCTGGAGGACGGTAATGTTGCATTGATTCGTCTGGGTGAGGAATTAAAAGTATTTAGCATTCTAGGTGAGGAACAGGAACTCGCAGTGAAGACCGTAGATATTGACCTGGGCCAAATAGAGAAGGGCGGTTATCCGCACTTCATGCTGAAGGAAATTTTTGAGCAGCCCGATTGCCTGACCAACTGTATGCGTGGTCGTGTCAACATGGAAGCTGATCATGTTACGCTTTCGGCATTGATAGACTATCGTCGTCAGATGCTTAATGCTAAGCGCGTAGTGATTGTGGCTTGTGGCACTTCTTGGCATGCAGGATTGATTGGTAAGCAACTTATTGAGACGTTCTGTCGCATCCCCGTAGAAGTGGAATATGCGTCAGAGTTCCGCTACCGTAACCCTGTAGTTGGAAAAGATGATGTCGTCATCGCCATCTCGCAAAGTGGTGAGACTGCTGATACATTGGCTGCCATTCAATTGGCTAAGGAGCGTGGAGCCTTTATCTATGGTGTTTGTAATGCCATTGGTTCCAGCATACCTCGTGCTACAGATACAGGTACATATATTCATGTTGGCCCTGAGATTGGTGTGGCATCAACAAAGGCTTTCACTGGTCAGGTTTTGGTACTTACAATGATTGCTTTGGCAATGGGTGAGGCAAAGGGAACCATTGATCGTGAAGAGTATCTGAAGGTTGTGAAGGGACTTAGCGAGATACCTGATAAGATTCGTGAAGTGCTCAAGGTGAATGATAAAGTGGCAGACTTGGCACGTACGTTTACCTATGCCCATAACTTCTTGTATTTGGGACGTGGCTTCTCATATCCAGTAGCATTGGAAGGTGCATTGAAACTGAAAGAAATTTCTTATATTCATGCAGAGGGTTATCCTGCTGCAGAGATGAAACATGGTCCGATTGCCCTGATAGACTCGGATATGCCTGTTGTGGTTATTGCGACTCAGGATGCCATGTATGAGAAGGTGCTTTCAAATATTCAGGAGATAAAGGCTCGTAAGGGTAGGGTAATTGCTTTGGTGACAAAGGGCGATGATACGATAGCAAAGATTGCCGATGAGGTAATTGAGTTGCCAGACGTTATGGAATGTTTGGAACCGTTAGTGGCTACAATTCCGCTTCAATTGTTGTCCTATCATGTAGCAGTTTGTAAAGGTAAAAATGTTGATCAGCCAAGAAACTTGGCAAAATCAGTGACTGTTGAATAA
- a CDS encoding polysaccharide biosynthesis/export family protein: MKLLNKCLLLVVAVVTLASCASHKHVAYFQNSEEIDLSKSQYLYDARIMPKDQLTITVSTTNDEAAVPFNLTVPTPMTAGQRSSYSQAMLQTYLVDNEGNINYPILGQIHVGGLTKSECEKMIQEKIQPYMSAVENPIVTVRMTGYQISVIGEVARPGTFTVSREKISILEALAQAGDLTIYGQRKNVQLIREDASGQKSIHVFDLTDADIINSPYFYLQQNDVIYVTPNKVKAQNSSVGSMTTLWFSATSILISLTSLLYNILR, from the coding sequence ATGAAGCTTCTTAACAAATGTCTTTTGCTGGTTGTGGCAGTTGTGACACTTGCAAGTTGTGCAAGCCATAAACACGTTGCTTATTTCCAGAATTCAGAAGAGATAGATTTGTCAAAGTCACAATATTTGTATGATGCACGCATCATGCCAAAAGATCAGTTGACAATAACGGTAAGTACTACCAATGATGAGGCGGCCGTGCCTTTCAATCTGACCGTGCCTACGCCTATGACGGCCGGTCAACGCTCTTCTTATTCTCAGGCTATGCTTCAGACTTATCTAGTCGATAATGAGGGAAATATCAACTATCCTATCCTAGGACAGATTCACGTAGGCGGACTGACAAAGTCTGAATGTGAGAAGATGATTCAGGAGAAAATCCAACCTTATATGTCGGCAGTCGAGAACCCTATTGTGACGGTACGCATGACAGGTTATCAGATATCGGTTATCGGTGAGGTGGCTCGTCCAGGTACATTTACTGTGTCACGTGAAAAGATCTCAATCCTTGAGGCTTTGGCACAAGCAGGTGATTTGACTATCTATGGACAACGTAAGAACGTGCAGTTGATACGTGAAGATGCTTCAGGTCAGAAATCTATTCATGTGTTCGACTTGACGGATGCCGACATCATCAATTCTCCGTATTTCTATTTGCAACAGAACGATGTGATATATGTGACGCCAAACAAGGTGAAGGCTCAGAATTCAAGTGTTGGTAGTATGACGACGCTTTGGTTCTCTGCAACATCTATCCTTATTTCATTGACGTCGCTACTTTATAATATATTGAGATAA
- the uxaC gene encoding glucuronate isomerase: protein MKQFNDKNFVLETEVAQDLYHNHAAKMPIIDYHCHLIPEMVANDHKFKSITELWLGGDHYKWRAMRTNGVDEKYCTGKDTSDWEKFEKWAETVPYTFRNPLYHWTHLELKTAFGIEKQLSPKTAREIFDECNEKLKQPEFSARGLMKHYNVECVCTTDDPVDDLHNHIEYARNKAADDPIMIPAWRPDKAMNIEKPEFSKYIEQLAEVSGVNIVKFADMVDALKKRHDFFAENGCKLSDHGIEEFYDEDYTDSQIETIFEKAMRGQQLSQMEIRQFKNCFLTVMAEMDADADWTQQFHYGAIRDNNTKMYNQLGPDTGFDSIGEFNTAKAMSKFLNKLNMEDKLTRTILYTLNPCANEVIATMLGNFQGGEPGKIQFGSGWWFNDQMDGMIKQMNALSVLGLLSRFVGMLTDSRSFLSYPRHEYFRRILCNILGNDVEKGLLPDDRETLARMVEDISYNNARRYFKFY, encoded by the coding sequence ATGAAACAATTCAATGACAAGAACTTTGTTCTGGAAACGGAAGTAGCCCAGGACTTGTATCACAACCATGCGGCTAAGATGCCGATTATTGACTATCATTGTCACCTGATTCCTGAGATGGTGGCTAACGATCATAAGTTTAAGAGCATCACAGAACTGTGGCTGGGCGGCGACCACTACAAGTGGCGTGCTATGCGTACCAACGGTGTAGATGAGAAATACTGCACAGGTAAGGACACCAGCGACTGGGAGAAGTTCGAAAAGTGGGCCGAGACAGTGCCTTATACTTTCCGTAACCCATTGTATCACTGGACACACTTGGAACTGAAAACGGCTTTCGGTATTGAGAAACAGTTGAGTCCAAAGACTGCTCGTGAGATTTTCGATGAGTGTAATGAGAAGTTGAAGCAGCCAGAGTTCTCTGCTCGTGGTCTGATGAAGCACTATAACGTAGAGTGTGTATGTACTACTGATGATCCCGTTGATGACCTTCACAACCATATTGAGTATGCACGCAACAAGGCTGCTGATGATCCCATAATGATTCCCGCATGGCGTCCTGATAAAGCCATGAACATTGAGAAGCCCGAATTCTCAAAATACATTGAGCAGTTGGCTGAGGTGTCTGGCGTGAACATCGTGAAGTTTGCTGATATGGTAGATGCCCTGAAGAAGCGTCACGATTTCTTCGCAGAGAACGGCTGTAAGCTCTCTGACCACGGTATTGAGGAGTTCTATGATGAGGATTATACCGACTCCCAGATTGAGACCATCTTTGAGAAGGCTATGCGCGGACAGCAGTTGTCTCAGATGGAGATTCGACAGTTCAAGAATTGTTTCCTCACGGTGATGGCTGAGATGGATGCTGATGCCGACTGGACGCAGCAGTTCCACTATGGTGCTATTCGTGATAACAATACGAAGATGTATAATCAACTGGGTCCTGACACAGGTTTTGACTCTATCGGTGAGTTCAATACAGCCAAGGCTATGTCAAAGTTCCTCAATAAGCTGAATATGGAGGATAAACTTACGCGTACCATATTATATACATTGAACCCTTGCGCCAACGAGGTGATAGCTACAATGCTGGGTAATTTCCAGGGTGGCGAGCCAGGAAAGATTCAGTTTGGATCTGGCTGGTGGTTCAATGACCAGATGGACGGCATGATTAAACAGATGAATGCTCTCTCTGTGCTTGGACTGCTGAGTCGTTTCGTTGGTATGCTGACAGACTCTCGCTCGTTCCTTTCATACCCTCGTCACGAGTATTTCCGTCGTATTCTCTGTAATATCCTGGGTAACGATGTTGAGAAAGGATTGTTGCCTGATGATCGCGAGACATTGGCGCGTATGGTTGAGGATATTTCTTACAATAATGCACGTAGATACTTTAAGTTCTATTAA
- the trpS gene encoding tryptophan--tRNA ligase: MGKVILTGDRPTGKLHLGHFVGSLRRRVELQNAGDYDKMFVFMADVQALTDNADNPEKIRNSITQVALDYLSAGLDPNKCTIFIQSQIPELAELTTYLMNLITVSRVQRNPTVKTEIKMRNFEANIPLGFFCYPVSQAADITLFKATTVPAGEDQEPMLEVTRELVNRFNNTYGKVLVEPNIMLPENLTARRLPGTDGKEKMSKSLGNCIYLSDSADEVWQKVRSMYTDPTHLNVSDPGHVEGNAVFTYLDAFSTDEDFKNFWPEYQNLDELKEHYTRGGLGDMKCKKFLNEVLNQYLEPMRQRRAELEKDIPEIYNILKKGTEVAREVGAQTMSEVRKAMQIDYFG; this comes from the coding sequence ATGGGAAAAGTAATTTTGACGGGCGACCGTCCTACTGGTAAGTTGCATCTGGGACATTTCGTGGGCTCACTGCGCCGTCGTGTGGAACTGCAGAATGCTGGCGATTATGATAAGATGTTTGTGTTTATGGCTGATGTTCAGGCACTCACAGATAATGCTGATAACCCTGAGAAAATCAGAAATAGCATCACTCAGGTGGCACTAGATTATCTCTCAGCAGGACTTGACCCAAATAAATGTACTATCTTCATACAGAGTCAAATACCAGAGTTGGCAGAGTTGACAACATATCTGATGAACCTGATTACTGTGAGTCGTGTACAGCGTAACCCAACGGTGAAGACGGAGATAAAAATGCGCAACTTTGAGGCTAATATCCCTCTGGGATTTTTCTGCTATCCTGTGAGTCAGGCTGCTGACATCACGCTGTTTAAGGCTACGACCGTTCCTGCAGGTGAGGATCAGGAGCCAATGTTGGAAGTAACACGTGAACTGGTAAATCGTTTCAATAATACTTACGGTAAGGTACTAGTAGAACCCAACATTATGTTGCCTGAGAATCTGACGGCTCGTCGTCTGCCAGGTACTGATGGTAAGGAAAAAATGTCAAAGAGTCTGGGTAACTGTATCTATCTATCTGACTCAGCCGACGAGGTTTGGCAGAAGGTGCGCTCAATGTATACTGACCCCACTCACCTGAACGTTTCAGACCCAGGACATGTAGAGGGTAATGCAGTATTTACTTATCTAGATGCCTTCTCTACTGACGAGGACTTTAAGAACTTCTGGCCAGAGTATCAGAATCTGGACGAGCTAAAGGAGCACTACACTCGTGGTGGTTTGGGTGATATGAAATGTAAGAAGTTCCTTAATGAAGTGCTGAACCAATACCTTGAGCCTATGCGTCAGCGTAGGGCTGAACTGGAGAAGGATATTCCTGAGATTTACAATATCCTGAAGAAGGGTACGGAGGTCGCTCGTGAGGTGGGTGCACAAACCATGAGCGAGGTGCGCAAGGCTATGCAGATAGACTATTTCGGATAA
- a CDS encoding LD-carboxypeptidase: MRKNIAFKQCIILWLLMAMGLSTKAQQEIVMPATLKAGDTIAIVSPSSTPDSMTIVKGCETLKEWGYVPVVGPHATSNYHGFAGTADERAADMLWALRDSTVKAIMCSRGGDGAVQVLKRIPIEEFSKHPKWVMGFSDITALHSAEVAAGVMSIHCSMCDGISMKGERDAVNAILRRALQGEIPEYQVPAHPQNQKGEASGILVGGNLSVLCGLASSEYDFLNRADEGLILFIEDTGEGMSKVDRMFHQLEIRGVLEKLKGVIVGHFSKYKSPENGFADMYEMLHEYLQHYAIPVCYDFPVGHHSGLNYPMVEGSRVILRVDDTGTSLKRNYKNQGE; encoded by the coding sequence ATGAGAAAAAATATAGCTTTTAAACAATGCATAATACTATGGCTTCTGATGGCCATGGGGTTGAGTACAAAGGCGCAGCAGGAGATTGTGATGCCTGCGACGTTGAAGGCTGGTGATACGATTGCAATAGTGTCACCATCCAGCACGCCAGATTCGATGACAATCGTTAAAGGCTGCGAAACTCTAAAAGAGTGGGGATATGTGCCTGTGGTGGGACCTCATGCCACAAGTAATTATCACGGATTCGCAGGAACAGCTGATGAACGGGCAGCAGATATGCTATGGGCACTGAGAGACTCGACGGTGAAGGCGATAATGTGTAGTCGTGGCGGTGATGGAGCCGTGCAGGTGTTGAAACGTATTCCCATAGAAGAATTTAGTAAGCATCCGAAATGGGTGATGGGCTTTAGTGACATAACGGCCTTGCATAGTGCAGAGGTTGCGGCGGGCGTAATGAGCATCCACTGCTCTATGTGTGACGGTATTTCCATGAAAGGTGAACGTGATGCTGTGAATGCCATTTTAAGGCGTGCGCTACAGGGAGAAATACCCGAGTATCAGGTGCCTGCGCATCCACAGAATCAAAAGGGTGAGGCGAGTGGAATATTGGTGGGAGGAAACCTCTCCGTTCTTTGTGGTTTGGCAAGCTCTGAGTATGATTTCCTGAACCGTGCAGACGAAGGCCTGATATTGTTTATTGAGGATACGGGCGAGGGTATGTCGAAAGTTGATCGTATGTTCCATCAGTTGGAAATACGCGGTGTGTTGGAGAAACTGAAAGGCGTTATAGTGGGCCATTTCTCTAAGTATAAAAGTCCTGAGAACGGCTTCGCTGATATGTATGAAATGCTGCATGAGTACCTGCAACATTATGCTATTCCTGTATGTTACGATTTTCCCGTGGGTCATCATAGCGGGTTGAACTATCCTATGGTGGAGGGGAGTAGGGTAATTCTTCGAGTTGATGATACTGGAACAAGTCTAAAAAGAAATTACAAGAATCAAGGGGAATAA